One Roseimaritima multifibrata DNA window includes the following coding sequences:
- the guaA gene encoding glutamine-hydrolyzing GMP synthase: MSQSSPNHSPAESAADAFTDECILVLDFGSQYAQLIARRVREQNVYCRIVRHDLSAERIAELKPKGIILSGGPSSVYAEGAPRCDPKLFELGIPVLGICYGMQLMCEALGGQVEHTLTREYGRASLSIGEERQLFAGLPETMDVWMSHGDQVSGIGEVFDSLAATDTCPYAAIAHQQLPIFGMQFHPEVTHTPLGSQVLHNFVIGVCGCEGTWHLSDFADSLIDQVRQQVGQRRVICGLSGGVDSSVVAALLYKAIGAQLTCILIDNGLLRKDEQSAVISEFTNHFKADLRVVDAEDQFLDALKGIDEPQEKRRRIGAAFIECFQAEAESIEDAHFLAQGTLYPDVIESGAAADGPAATIKLHHNVGGLPEKLGFELIEPLRDLFKDEVRRLGEELGLPPALVWRHPFPGPGLAVRCLGEITREKLDVLREADEIVVNEIKAAGLYRQTSQSFAVLLPVQSVGVMGDARTYENAVAIRSVNTDDFMTADWSRLPYELLAKMSTRIINEVKGVNRVCYDISSKPPATIEWE, encoded by the coding sequence ATGAGCCAATCCAGTCCTAATCATTCGCCCGCCGAATCGGCTGCCGACGCATTTACTGATGAATGCATCTTGGTGCTCGATTTCGGGTCGCAATATGCTCAGTTAATCGCGCGTCGCGTCCGTGAGCAAAATGTTTATTGTCGAATCGTCCGGCATGATTTGTCCGCGGAGCGGATTGCCGAATTAAAGCCGAAGGGGATTATCCTTTCCGGGGGCCCATCAAGTGTCTATGCAGAAGGGGCACCGCGTTGTGATCCCAAGCTGTTTGAGCTGGGGATTCCCGTGCTGGGAATCTGCTACGGGATGCAGTTGATGTGCGAAGCCCTCGGTGGGCAAGTCGAACATACGCTGACGCGTGAATATGGACGAGCTAGCTTGTCGATCGGCGAAGAGCGTCAATTGTTTGCCGGATTGCCGGAAACAATGGACGTCTGGATGAGCCACGGAGACCAGGTGTCGGGGATCGGCGAAGTCTTTGATTCGCTTGCCGCGACCGATACCTGTCCGTACGCCGCAATCGCCCATCAGCAGCTTCCGATCTTTGGAATGCAGTTTCACCCCGAAGTGACGCACACTCCCCTGGGCAGCCAGGTTCTGCACAATTTTGTGATCGGGGTGTGTGGCTGTGAAGGGACTTGGCACCTTTCGGATTTCGCCGATTCGTTGATCGATCAGGTGCGTCAGCAGGTCGGGCAGCGTCGAGTCATTTGTGGGCTTTCCGGCGGAGTCGATTCGTCGGTCGTCGCAGCCTTGTTGTACAAAGCGATCGGGGCGCAGTTGACCTGTATTTTGATCGACAATGGCTTGCTCCGCAAAGACGAACAGAGTGCGGTGATTTCTGAATTTACAAACCATTTCAAAGCCGATTTGCGAGTCGTCGACGCCGAGGATCAATTCCTCGATGCGTTGAAGGGAATCGATGAGCCTCAGGAAAAGCGACGCCGCATCGGCGCCGCCTTTATCGAGTGCTTTCAGGCCGAAGCCGAATCGATCGAGGATGCCCATTTCTTGGCGCAGGGGACGCTTTATCCCGATGTGATCGAGAGCGGAGCTGCTGCCGACGGGCCCGCGGCAACCATCAAATTGCACCACAATGTCGGCGGTCTGCCAGAGAAGCTTGGGTTCGAGCTAATCGAGCCGCTACGCGATCTGTTCAAAGACGAAGTACGCCGTCTGGGTGAAGAACTGGGGCTGCCGCCCGCTCTGGTTTGGCGGCACCCATTCCCCGGTCCAGGCTTGGCCGTCCGTTGCCTTGGAGAGATCACGCGGGAAAAATTAGATGTGCTCCGCGAAGCGGACGAGATCGTCGTCAACGAAATCAAAGCGGCCGGTTTGTATCGTCAGACCAGTCAGTCGTTTGCGGTCCTGCTTCCCGTCCAGAGTGTCGGGGTGATGGGGGACGCCAGGACTTACGAAAATGCGGTAGCAATTCGCAGCGTCAATACCGACGATTTTATGACAGCCGACTGGAGTCGCTTGCCATATGAATTGCTTGCCAAGATGAGCACCCGAATCATTAATGAAGTCAAAGGGGTTAATCGTGTTTGTTACGATATCAGTAGCAAACCCCCCGCAACTATCGAGTGGGAATAA
- a CDS encoding S26 family signal peptidase: MHTPLSLQPGDAAARQAKSRYRSKWWWWVVLAGILALMGHRLGQIQGWLGNVMIAGPSMMPTLFCPTLQGNCPDCQSVQRFPPPDDLAENLTCWNCGQKYPPKSFQFQALPGDSVWIDRAAYRWNLMGWTLCNQEPQRGDLVAIADDTGIRVKRLVAVPGDTVSLEGNELQINARPLSEVVPGPLPRIPVHESRFPAFQQEPTPHADVSKEQGVSASQRWLKRPDGWLVYHHFSVHSKRSEPIRDDCPYNRDLTRHMNRVEAFGCEAAFTIEQPTEIEIACWQSSKTVSYKRSFAAGKHVVRFEQTGSAHGWSQTDRPASEIPVSETTPIAIHGLDAKADSPAILRIDREIHWFVSEHDRLEWQADRIVLPADRFFVVGDNQPNSADSRQAPSGIERQQIIGKVSRK; the protein is encoded by the coding sequence ATGCACACCCCTTTATCACTTCAGCCTGGCGACGCGGCAGCCCGCCAGGCAAAATCCCGATACCGCTCAAAGTGGTGGTGGTGGGTGGTGCTTGCTGGAATCCTTGCCTTGATGGGCCATCGGCTAGGCCAAATCCAGGGTTGGCTAGGGAATGTGATGATTGCCGGGCCGTCGATGATGCCAACTCTGTTTTGCCCGACCCTGCAAGGCAACTGCCCTGACTGCCAAAGCGTCCAAAGATTTCCTCCCCCAGACGACCTCGCAGAAAATCTGACATGTTGGAATTGCGGGCAAAAATATCCTCCGAAATCCTTCCAATTTCAGGCACTCCCCGGCGATTCTGTCTGGATCGATCGCGCCGCCTATCGCTGGAACCTGATGGGCTGGACCCTCTGCAACCAAGAACCCCAACGCGGAGACTTAGTCGCGATCGCTGATGATACGGGGATACGAGTGAAGCGACTGGTGGCGGTCCCCGGAGACACGGTATCCCTGGAAGGGAACGAACTTCAAATCAATGCACGCCCGCTGTCTGAAGTGGTGCCGGGTCCGCTGCCGAGGATCCCGGTTCACGAATCGCGGTTTCCCGCATTTCAGCAGGAACCAACGCCCCATGCCGATGTTTCCAAAGAGCAAGGCGTCAGCGCCTCGCAGCGCTGGCTCAAACGACCGGACGGTTGGTTGGTCTATCATCATTTTTCGGTTCACTCAAAACGCTCTGAACCGATTCGTGATGACTGTCCCTACAACCGCGACCTGACCCGCCACATGAACCGCGTGGAAGCTTTTGGGTGTGAAGCCGCTTTTACGATTGAACAACCAACGGAAATTGAAATCGCCTGCTGGCAATCATCGAAAACCGTTTCCTACAAGCGGTCCTTTGCGGCAGGCAAACATGTCGTCCGATTTGAGCAAACCGGATCCGCACATGGTTGGTCGCAAACAGACCGTCCGGCGTCAGAAATTCCCGTCAGCGAAACGACCCCGATCGCCATTCATGGTTTGGATGCAAAGGCGGATTCGCCGGCCATACTACGTATCGATCGTGAAATCCATTGGTTCGTCAGCGAACACGATCGTTTAGAGTGGCAGGCGGATCGCATCGTCCTGCCAGCCGACCGTTTTTTTGTCGTCGGAGACAACCAACCAAATTCGGCCGATAGCCGGCAAGCCCCTAGCGGAATCGAGCGGCAACAAATCATCGGAAAGGTGTCACGCAAATAG
- a CDS encoding class I SAM-dependent methyltransferase: protein MISSAAKTSNPVRPSGLFAGLQRFVERKRAKRRLKHLSPDQVFNDIYRLNSWKSGESISGIGSELSQTQRIIDALPQWFQQLDIKRVVDVPCGDFHWMQHVDLSNVEYIGCDIVEDLIAANQKYASPNVSFLHKNLLSDPLPAADLVFCRDCLVHFSFEHIHQALANIRSSGAKYLLTTSFTEREENTDIVTGRWRPLNLQAAPFHLSEPKAVLVEECTQDGGQYTDKVLALWSIDQLPA from the coding sequence ATGATTTCATCTGCTGCCAAAACATCGAATCCGGTACGTCCCTCAGGTTTGTTTGCGGGCCTGCAAAGATTCGTGGAGAGAAAACGTGCCAAGCGACGCTTAAAACACCTTTCCCCCGACCAGGTTTTCAACGACATCTATCGGTTGAATTCATGGAAAAGCGGGGAATCGATTTCCGGCATTGGATCGGAACTGTCGCAAACGCAGCGGATCATTGATGCGTTGCCACAATGGTTCCAGCAACTGGACATCAAACGTGTCGTCGATGTCCCCTGCGGTGATTTCCACTGGATGCAGCATGTCGATCTGTCCAACGTCGAATACATCGGCTGCGATATTGTTGAAGACCTGATCGCCGCCAACCAAAAATATGCGTCGCCCAACGTCAGCTTCTTACACAAGAACTTGCTAAGCGATCCGCTTCCAGCGGCCGACTTGGTTTTCTGCCGAGACTGCTTGGTCCATTTTTCTTTCGAACATATTCACCAGGCGTTGGCGAACATCCGCAGCAGTGGCGCGAAGTACCTGCTCACCACTTCGTTTACCGAACGTGAGGAAAACACGGACATCGTGACAGGCCGATGGCGTCCGCTAAACCTGCAGGCGGCGCCGTTTCACCTCTCCGAACCCAAAGCCGTTCTGGTCGAAGAGTGCACACAAGATGGAGGGCAATACACCGACAAGGTGCTTGCCCTCTGGTCCATCGATCAATTACCAGCGTAA
- a CDS encoding BON domain-containing protein, with protein MRRFFFAAAVLALAATCPIQGWAGDREIAEQIFNRLKVQRDAGSLQGFQLDMKVEEGVVLFKGKVRQASQKQLVLSAAEGVDGISNVVDQIQVEQAEAEDFSLRDALQAEVAEPVVTTASPVALPHPLAIDFQRGYDAPVAGPEAVLPVAAHEEGTADQAVTSSIVKLLGRAQQEGHLRGFGVDVTTSNGEVLLKGQTSSAAHKDLIIDLARNTPGVRRVVDDIAVAGATPISALNDPSMSQGVQPVAHPAMQPAPMPGQAPMAASYQGGGMVHGGMQGQPVPSAPYAAGQASPRYDQPYMPNYAWPGYAAYPNYAAVSYPQQYSPSAWPYIGPFYPYPQVPLGWRKVSLEWDDGWWFLDFTDK; from the coding sequence ATGCGACGTTTCTTTTTCGCAGCGGCGGTGCTCGCACTGGCTGCTACATGTCCCATCCAAGGATGGGCCGGCGATCGCGAGATCGCAGAACAGATTTTTAACCGCTTGAAAGTTCAGCGAGACGCTGGTTCTTTACAAGGGTTTCAGTTGGATATGAAAGTTGAAGAGGGCGTTGTTCTCTTCAAGGGCAAGGTTCGCCAAGCCTCTCAAAAGCAGTTGGTACTGTCAGCTGCTGAAGGTGTTGATGGAATTTCGAACGTGGTCGACCAGATTCAGGTCGAGCAAGCTGAGGCAGAAGACTTTTCGCTTCGTGACGCCTTGCAGGCAGAAGTTGCCGAGCCGGTTGTTACCACGGCGAGCCCTGTTGCTTTGCCTCATCCGTTGGCGATCGACTTCCAGCGTGGCTATGACGCTCCTGTAGCGGGCCCCGAAGCGGTTCTTCCTGTTGCGGCTCACGAAGAGGGAACGGCTGACCAAGCGGTCACCAGTTCGATCGTGAAGTTGCTAGGTCGAGCTCAGCAGGAAGGGCATTTGCGTGGATTTGGCGTCGATGTGACCACTTCGAACGGGGAAGTCTTGCTAAAAGGCCAAACCAGCTCGGCAGCTCACAAAGACCTGATCATCGATCTGGCTCGGAATACTCCCGGAGTACGCCGAGTTGTGGATGACATCGCGGTTGCCGGAGCGACTCCGATCTCCGCTTTGAATGATCCTTCGATGAGCCAGGGTGTTCAGCCTGTCGCTCATCCAGCGATGCAACCGGCTCCAATGCCTGGTCAGGCACCGATGGCGGCATCGTACCAAGGTGGTGGGATGGTTCACGGCGGAATGCAAGGGCAACCCGTTCCTTCGGCACCTTATGCTGCGGGACAGGCTTCGCCTCGCTACGACCAGCCATACATGCCAAACTACGCTTGGCCTGGCTACGCCGCCTACCCGAACTACGCTGCGGTTAGCTATCCACAGCAGTACAGCCCTTCGGCTTGGCCGTACATCGGACCCTTTTACCCTTACCCACAGGTTCCATTGGGATGGCGTAAAGTCAGCCTTGAATGGGATGACGGTTGGTGGTTCCTAGATTTCACCGACAAGTAA
- the thiS gene encoding sulfur carrier protein ThiS — translation MQVTVNGQTAEFPDGSSIVQLVALADVPPNYLAVEVNEDVIPRDQHDTYVLNEGDQVEVVTLVGGG, via the coding sequence ATGCAGGTTACCGTGAACGGACAGACGGCTGAATTTCCAGACGGATCGTCGATCGTGCAGTTGGTCGCGTTAGCCGATGTGCCGCCAAATTATTTGGCGGTCGAAGTCAACGAAGACGTGATTCCTCGCGATCAGCACGATACCTATGTGCTGAACGAAGGCGATCAAGTCGAAGTCGTTACGTTGGTCGGAGGGGGCTGA
- a CDS encoding hybrid sensor histidine kinase/response regulator has protein sequence MSAPRILCIGDCSAAEFGAAEAQIVKVQTANEAIHRIASESFDGIWIDRERLPSGSEFLRLQQSSSMLRDIPEGVALLDQTFRVLWGNARLTEWASPSALTPEGKIQPNINFYSLLDQPEIMGPDFCPFHTALATDQESSSTLLTSDNRYFHVHAGPLRDPNWPNQLIVTVSEITDEILQQQKLAAIHQAGRELADLRPDEIFMMEVDERIELLKENIRAHLSDLLNFEVIEIRLLELATGNLIPLLSVGIDQEAADRQIIAHPRGNGVTGFVASRGVSYICTDVDTDPLFVPGVAETKSSLTVPLMLHDQVLGTINVESPERSAFSEDDLQFLEIFARHVAFALNTLELLVAQKANTAQQSCNAIHSAVALPVDEILNDAVNVMELYIGHSSEMVDRIRRILQNARDIKNTIQKIGQKMTPLEAVPVGAQGPQHPTLRGKRILVVDGDETVRNDAHNLLERYGCIVETAHEGQEAVAMVRGSIGNADYDVIISDIRLADFSGYQVMCRLGDIMENVPMVLMTGFGYDPGHSIVKARQAGLHPTKGVLYKPFRLDQLIDVVETIIATSDRAIADA, from the coding sequence ATGAGCGCGCCACGCATACTATGTATCGGAGATTGCTCAGCAGCCGAATTCGGTGCCGCTGAAGCTCAAATAGTCAAGGTACAGACGGCGAACGAAGCGATTCATCGAATTGCCTCGGAATCGTTCGATGGCATCTGGATCGATCGCGAGCGTCTGCCTTCGGGGAGCGAGTTCTTACGTCTCCAGCAAAGCTCCAGCATGCTCCGCGACATCCCTGAAGGGGTTGCATTGTTGGACCAGACATTCCGGGTCTTGTGGGGAAACGCAAGGTTAACGGAATGGGCCAGCCCCTCCGCTTTGACTCCGGAAGGGAAAATCCAACCCAACATCAATTTCTACAGTTTGCTTGACCAGCCCGAGATCATGGGGCCTGATTTCTGCCCTTTCCACACGGCGCTGGCAACCGACCAAGAAAGCAGCAGCACGCTCCTCACCAGCGACAACCGCTACTTCCACGTCCATGCGGGACCGCTGCGAGACCCGAACTGGCCCAATCAACTAATTGTCACCGTCAGCGAGATCACGGACGAAATCCTCCAGCAGCAGAAACTTGCCGCGATCCATCAAGCCGGCCGCGAACTGGCCGACCTGCGGCCCGACGAGATCTTCATGATGGAGGTCGACGAGCGGATTGAACTGCTGAAAGAAAACATCCGTGCCCACCTGAGCGATCTGTTAAATTTCGAAGTCATCGAAATCCGCCTGCTTGAATTGGCGACCGGAAACCTGATCCCGCTCCTCAGCGTTGGCATCGACCAAGAAGCCGCCGACCGCCAAATCATCGCACACCCACGCGGCAACGGCGTCACCGGTTTTGTCGCCTCGCGCGGCGTCAGCTATATCTGCACCGACGTCGATACCGACCCACTATTTGTTCCCGGCGTCGCGGAAACCAAAAGCTCGCTCACCGTCCCCCTGATGCTGCATGACCAAGTGCTGGGGACGATTAACGTCGAAAGCCCCGAGCGTTCGGCGTTCAGCGAAGATGACTTGCAGTTTCTAGAAATCTTCGCTCGCCACGTCGCCTTTGCACTGAACACCCTGGAACTGCTGGTCGCCCAGAAAGCTAATACGGCTCAGCAAAGCTGCAACGCGATCCATAGCGCCGTCGCCCTTCCTGTTGACGAAATCCTGAACGATGCCGTCAACGTTATGGAACTGTACATCGGCCACTCCTCCGAAATGGTCGACCGCATTCGCCGCATCTTGCAAAATGCACGCGACATCAAAAACACGATCCAAAAAATTGGCCAAAAGATGACGCCGCTGGAAGCGGTCCCCGTCGGCGCTCAGGGACCTCAACACCCCACGCTGCGAGGCAAACGGATCCTGGTCGTCGATGGCGACGAAACCGTACGCAACGATGCCCACAACCTGCTGGAACGCTACGGCTGCATCGTTGAAACCGCCCACGAAGGACAGGAAGCGGTCGCGATGGTGCGCGGCAGCATCGGCAACGCAGACTACGACGTCATCATCAGCGATATCCGGCTTGCCGATTTCAGCGGATACCAAGTGATGTGCCGATTAGGGGACATCATGGAAAATGTCCCGATGGTCCTGATGACCGGATTTGGTTACGACCCCGGGCACTCGATCGTCAAAGCTCGACAAGCTGGTCTTCACCCCACCAAAGGGGTTCTGTATAAACCGTTCCGTCTCGATCAATTGATCGATGTCGTCGAAACGATCATCGCGACCAGTGACCGCGCCATCGCCGACGCGTAA
- the ettA gene encoding energy-dependent translational throttle protein EttA, which yields MSQHYIFQVENLVKKHGPKVVLNDISLAFYPGAKIGVLGPNGAGKSTLMRIMAGQDTEFEGSARLAKGYTVGYLTQEPDLDETKNVRENIETAVQERRKTLDRYNEISVLLGEIDDPDQMEKLCDEMAKLQDIIDAENLWELDRQVEIAMQVMNLPPGDADVTKLSGGERRRVALCQMLIRQPDLLLLDEPTNHLDAESVAWLEQHLHKYPGTVVAVTHDRYFLDNVAQWILEIDRSRAFPFEGNYTAWLENKDKRMKIEKRQEKARERTLSRELEWIRMSPKARQAKSKARIKAYEEMSQQSFDEQPDDLEIQIPSGPHLGGVVIEAEKVNKAFGEKVLLEDLSFRLPAGGIVGVIGPNGAGKTTLFRMMTGQDNPDSGALRVGETVTMGYVDQSRDSLDPVKTVYEEISGGHETFDMGGRVMHARSYVSKFNFKGPDQEKRVGNLSGGERNRVHLAKLLRQGCNVLLLDEPTNDLDVDTLRALEEAIMNFAGCVVVTSHDRWFLDRLATHILAFEGDGYVHWCEGNFETYENQRRERQGDQGDEPRKFRYKSIHA from the coding sequence ATGAGCCAACACTACATTTTTCAAGTTGAAAATCTCGTAAAAAAACACGGCCCTAAGGTCGTCCTGAACGATATTTCTCTCGCCTTCTATCCCGGTGCCAAAATTGGTGTCCTGGGACCAAACGGTGCAGGGAAATCGACGCTGATGCGGATCATGGCTGGGCAGGATACCGAATTCGAAGGTTCGGCTCGGTTGGCGAAAGGTTACACGGTCGGTTACCTGACTCAGGAACCTGATTTGGATGAAACCAAAAACGTCAGAGAAAACATTGAAACGGCGGTTCAAGAGCGTCGAAAAACGCTCGATCGTTACAACGAAATTAGCGTTCTGCTAGGGGAGATCGATGACCCTGACCAGATGGAAAAGCTATGTGACGAAATGGCGAAACTGCAGGACATCATCGATGCCGAAAACCTGTGGGAACTTGATCGCCAAGTCGAAATCGCGATGCAGGTGATGAATCTGCCCCCCGGCGATGCGGACGTTACCAAGCTGTCCGGTGGTGAACGCCGCCGCGTGGCACTTTGCCAAATGCTGATTCGGCAGCCCGATTTGCTCCTGCTGGACGAGCCGACGAACCACTTGGATGCCGAATCGGTCGCTTGGCTGGAGCAGCATCTGCACAAGTATCCAGGAACCGTCGTCGCCGTGACGCACGACCGCTATTTCTTGGACAACGTCGCCCAGTGGATTCTGGAAATCGATCGCTCTCGGGCGTTCCCGTTTGAAGGGAACTACACCGCTTGGCTGGAGAACAAAGACAAGCGGATGAAGATCGAAAAGCGACAGGAAAAGGCTCGCGAACGAACGCTCTCGCGCGAGCTGGAATGGATCCGGATGAGCCCTAAAGCGCGGCAAGCGAAAAGCAAAGCCCGTATCAAGGCTTACGAAGAAATGTCCCAGCAGTCGTTCGATGAACAACCAGATGATTTGGAAATTCAGATCCCCTCGGGCCCGCACCTGGGCGGAGTCGTGATCGAAGCGGAAAAAGTAAATAAAGCGTTCGGTGAAAAGGTGCTTCTGGAAGACCTTTCCTTCCGTTTGCCTGCCGGTGGCATCGTTGGGGTTATTGGGCCCAACGGAGCTGGTAAGACGACGCTGTTTCGGATGATGACCGGTCAGGATAATCCTGATTCGGGAGCCCTTCGCGTTGGCGAGACGGTGACGATGGGCTATGTCGATCAAAGCCGCGATTCGTTGGACCCTGTCAAAACGGTCTACGAGGAAATCAGTGGCGGACATGAAACATTTGATATGGGCGGACGCGTCATGCACGCCCGCAGCTATGTTTCAAAGTTCAACTTCAAAGGCCCCGACCAAGAAAAACGCGTCGGCAATTTGTCGGGTGGAGAACGGAACCGTGTGCACCTAGCCAAATTGCTACGCCAAGGTTGCAATGTTCTGCTGTTGGACGAACCGACGAATGACCTCGATGTCGATACGCTTCGAGCCCTGGAAGAGGCGATCATGAATTTCGCTGGGTGCGTCGTGGTTACGAGCCATGACCGCTGGTTCTTGGACCGCTTGGCGACTCATATCTTGGCCTTCGAAGGGGACGGGTACGTCCACTGGTGTGAAGGGAACTTTGAAACCTACGAAAACCAGCGACGCGAGCGCCAAGGCGATCAGGGCGACGAGCCTCGTAAGTTCCGATACAAGAGCATCCACGCTTAA
- a CDS encoding thiazole synthase: protein MNSKPPVGGQADSSDSPEPIDKPLTVGGHTLSSRLIVGTGRYDTMEVMRDSLHQSGAHCVTVAVRREKLYDRTGQNILDFLDLERYILLPNTAGCYNATDAVRAARLGREILRTLENPGADWVKLEVLGDTKTLLPDPVETIRACEELAADGFQVLCYTSDDPVTARRLKAAGAASVMPAGSPIGSGQGLLNQNNLRIILEYLKDDDPDYPVIIDAGVGTASDVSQAFELGADGVLLNTAIAHARDPVRMSRAMQAATIAGREAYLAGRIPKRLYATASSPEEGVISSRPYGSQPL from the coding sequence GTGAATTCCAAGCCCCCGGTCGGCGGACAAGCCGATTCCAGCGATTCGCCCGAGCCAATTGATAAGCCTCTGACCGTTGGTGGGCATACGCTCAGCAGCCGTCTAATTGTCGGTACCGGACGGTATGACACGATGGAGGTGATGCGGGATTCGCTTCATCAATCGGGGGCTCACTGCGTGACCGTCGCGGTCCGTCGAGAAAAACTGTACGACAGGACCGGTCAGAATATTCTCGATTTCCTCGATCTGGAGCGGTATATCCTGCTTCCGAATACGGCTGGTTGCTACAACGCAACCGATGCGGTGCGGGCGGCAAGGCTGGGGCGTGAAATCTTGCGGACTCTGGAAAATCCCGGAGCTGATTGGGTGAAGCTGGAAGTGCTGGGCGATACGAAAACCCTGCTGCCAGACCCGGTGGAAACGATTCGAGCCTGCGAAGAGCTGGCCGCCGACGGATTCCAGGTCCTTTGTTACACCAGTGATGATCCGGTTACGGCCAGGCGGTTAAAGGCTGCTGGGGCTGCGAGTGTTATGCCTGCGGGGAGCCCCATCGGTTCGGGGCAGGGACTGTTGAATCAAAATAACCTGCGGATCATCCTGGAGTATTTAAAAGACGACGATCCGGATTATCCCGTGATCATCGATGCAGGGGTGGGAACCGCCAGCGATGTTTCGCAAGCTTTTGAGCTTGGCGCAGACGGGGTTCTGTTGAATACCGCGATCGCTCATGCCAGGGATCCCGTGCGAATGTCGCGGGCGATGCAAGCGGCGACCATCGCCGGCCGCGAAGCCTATTTGGCGGGGCGGATCCCCAAGCGGCTGTATGCAACCGCAAGCAGTCCCGAAGAGGGAGTGATCAGTTCACGTCCCTACGGCAGCCAGCCTCTATAG
- a CDS encoding beta-ketoacyl-ACP synthase III, producing the protein MSEPLSTKSSLQTNETSSPSAADSCQPESTESLHAMKRGRMGQALGVKIAATGSYAPETVVTNEDLAALGCDSDWIVRRTGILQRRKAAEDQATSDLCYEAAITCLKQADVDPAEIDLILVATMTPDHPTPSAACHLQRRLGATAPAMDINAACAGFMYALVTGSQFVVSGTAKRVLVVGADLMSRTIDPEDKKTYPLFGDGAGAALLVPDKPTGAGLLSFQLGSEGCGGEMLCVPAGGTRQALTPEAYAAGQQYLRMDGRNVFKWAVRLFAESAKDVLEAAGKDASELDLVVLHQANQRIIDSAVSDLSVDRDRVFVNLDRYGNTSAASIPLALDEAVREGRVKEGDLVLLCGFGSGLAWGTALLRW; encoded by the coding sequence ATGTCTGAACCGCTATCAACAAAATCGTCCTTGCAGACGAACGAAACCTCTTCTCCTTCCGCTGCCGATTCCTGTCAACCGGAATCGACGGAGTCGCTCCATGCAATGAAGCGTGGGCGGATGGGCCAAGCTCTGGGGGTAAAAATAGCCGCCACTGGCTCGTATGCACCCGAAACGGTGGTCACGAACGAAGACCTCGCGGCCCTGGGGTGCGACAGCGACTGGATCGTCCGTCGGACTGGAATCCTGCAGCGTCGCAAAGCTGCCGAGGACCAAGCGACCAGTGATCTCTGCTACGAAGCGGCGATCACATGCTTGAAGCAAGCCGATGTCGATCCGGCCGAGATCGATTTGATCTTGGTGGCGACGATGACACCCGACCATCCAACCCCTTCGGCCGCTTGTCATCTGCAACGTCGACTGGGAGCTACCGCGCCGGCAATGGATATCAACGCGGCCTGTGCCGGGTTCATGTATGCCCTGGTGACGGGATCCCAGTTCGTCGTCAGCGGAACGGCTAAGCGGGTTTTGGTCGTGGGGGCTGACTTGATGAGCCGCACCATCGATCCCGAAGACAAAAAAACCTATCCGCTGTTTGGGGATGGTGCCGGAGCCGCATTGTTGGTTCCCGACAAACCGACGGGGGCAGGACTGCTTTCGTTCCAGCTAGGGAGCGAAGGTTGTGGTGGCGAAATGCTGTGCGTGCCGGCTGGCGGAACGCGGCAAGCATTGACCCCCGAAGCTTACGCGGCGGGGCAGCAGTACCTTCGGATGGACGGACGAAACGTTTTCAAATGGGCGGTCCGCCTGTTCGCCGAAAGTGCGAAAGACGTGCTGGAAGCCGCCGGGAAAGACGCGTCGGAACTGGACTTGGTGGTTTTGCACCAAGCCAACCAACGGATTATCGATTCGGCTGTCAGCGATCTGTCGGTCGATCGAGATCGCGTCTTTGTGAATCTAGACCGCTACGGAAATACCAGTGCCGCCAGCATTCCGCTGGCGTTGGATGAAGCGGTCCGCGAGGGCCGAGTCAAAGAGGGCGATCTGGTGCTGTTATGCGGTTTCGGATCAGGACTTGCCTGGGGAACCGCCTTGTTACGCTGGTAA